The sequence CACGCCGAGCGCGAGGCTGGCCGTTGGCCGCACCTCGGCCCCGAGGATGGCGTGGAGCGCGCGCGGCGTCGGCTCGTTCTGGGGGATCGAGGCCCAGGCGGTGAACACGTCGCCGATGTCGCGCTCGTCGCTGAGCCCGATGATCTCCTGCCGGTAGAGGCCGAGGGCGGTGCTGAGCGTGAGCCCGGGCGAGGCCGCCCACGAGGCGCGCAGGCGCGGTTCGAGCGAGAGGTCGCGCTGCTGCGCCGGGAAGGTCTGGAGCCGCAGTCCCGGCTCGACGCGGACGCCGCGCCCGAGGTCGAACTCCGCCTCGACGAAGAACGTGCCCTCGGTCGTGCGCTCGCGCTGGGTCGGTCCGGCACGGTCGAAGGTGTAGTCGAACAGCAGCGTCTGGCCGCCGAACCCGAAGTGGACCTCGGCGCGGCCCAGGTAGTAGGCGAGCGCGAACTGCCCGCCGAAGCTCCTGACGTCGGCGTCGCGCGCCGGAGCCCGGTCCGGCTCGAACGAGGAGCGGTAAGCCGCGTAGTTGACCGTGACGTCGAGCGCCGCTGCGACCGAGGGCGGGAGGTAGAAGAAGCGCCCGCCGAGGGCCTCGTTGGTCCAGTCGATCCGGGTCTGGTCGGCGACCCCGCTGATGGTCCCCGCGTCGGTCGTGCGCAGCCCGGTGAGGCTGACGAACGACGCCGGCCCGGTGAAGAAGTGGACCTTCCCAAAGGCGTCGCCGAAGCGGTACGGCAGCGCCTCGCCGACGACCTGCTCGGCCACGCGCTCCACGACCGACTCGCGCACGCTGAGCACGAACGACGCCTCGTCCGGCACGATCGGCCCTTCGACGCGGACCGAGGTCAGGAACGGCGCGAGCGACGCCGACCCGCCGAAGCGCTGCTTGCTCCCGTTCTTCGTCTGCACGTCGATCACCGACGAGATCCGCCCGCCGTAGCGCGCCCCGAACCCGCCTGCGTAGACGTCCGCCTGCTGCACGATCTCGGCCGGGAACGCCGAGTAGAACCCGACGATGTGGAACGGCTGGAAGAGGCGCATCCCGTCGACGAGGACGAGGTTCTGCGTCGGCGTTCCGCCTCGGATGTAGAGCTGACCGCCGCGGTCGCCGATCGTGGCGATGCCGGGCTGGACGGTGAGCACGCCCGCGAGGTCGCCGCTGAGGTCCGGCGCGGGGATCACGGCGAGGTCGGCCGGGCGAAGTTGGACGAGACCTGCCGGGGCCGAGGTCGTCGTCGTCCGCTCGGTCTCGACGGTCACGGTCTCCATCGCGGTCTCCGCCGGGGCAAGGGCGATCTCCAGCGTCACCCGGTCGCCGAAGGCGAGGGCGAGCGTGTCGGCGAAGGCGTCGTAGCCGAGGAAGGTCGCCGCGAGCGCGTAGCGCCCCGGCAGGAGGCCGCCGAAGGCGAA is a genomic window of Bacteroidota bacterium containing:
- a CDS encoding TonB-dependent receptor, with translation MVRLLLALALCALCLGPGAEAQRAVLSGAVVDAEDGQALAGVNVVLERQDGQTFGRATGRDGGFAFGGLLPGRYALAATFLGYDAFADTLALAFGDRVTLEIALAPAETAMETVTVETERTTTTSAPAGLVQLRPADLAVIPAPDLSGDLAGVLTVQPGIATIGDRGGQLYIRGGTPTQNLVLVDGMRLFQPFHIVGFYSAFPAEIVQQADVYAGGFGARYGGRISSVIDVQTKNGSKQRFGGSASLAPFLTSVRVEGPIVPDEASFVLSVRESVVERVAEQVVGEALPYRFGDAFGKVHFFTGPASFVSLTGLRTTDAGTISGVADQTRIDWTNEALGGRFFYLPPSVAAALDVTVNYAAYRSSFEPDRAPARDADVRSFGGQFALAYYLGRAEVHFGFGGQTLLFDYTFDRAGPTQRERTTEGTFFVEAEFDLGRGVRVEPGLRLQTFPAQQRDLSLEPRLRASWAASPGLTLSTALGLYRQEIIGLSDERDIGDVFTAWASIPQNEPTPRALHAILGAEVRPTASLALGVEGYAKQLDAMQVLLADRGLVRSNGEVFGVDLRAEWGRRPLTLLATYGYSASTYRNAREAYRPPHDRRHRLNLVGTFERGPWRLAARWQLASGRPFTRLVGVFDDLGAPDPAGEFLTAEGTPAVIPEAVPFRGLTPSYHRLDVSAERDFDLGPALLTLQASVINTTDRANFFYYDALRADRVDQFPLIPSVGLRVAFE